In the Balaenoptera ricei isolate mBalRic1 chromosome 1, mBalRic1.hap2, whole genome shotgun sequence genome, tcagatagctttgttctttttttttttaaaggaccctgaattttattttattttttttatttttattattattttttaaattaatttatttatttttggctgtgttgggtcttcatttctgtgcgagggctttctctagttgtggcaagcgggggccactcttcatcgcggtgcgcgggcctctcactatcgcggcctctcttgttgcggagcacagactccagacgcgcaggctcagtaattgtggctcacgggcctagttgctccgcggcatgtgggatcttcccagaccagggctcaaacccgtgtcccctgcattagcaggcagattctcaaccactgcgccaccagggaagccctgttcttatttttatggtATACAATTTTTCATCTTATCAGCAATTGCTACATTGGTTTCCCTCATCTTAAGTGTATTAGTGAATCTTCACATTTATATGTAATAAACCTTTATGATAAGGTCACAGAAGACCTAagggaagaataaatgaaatataaaagtcaaaacctgacattttaataacaataaaaaataaaaagaaacagcctATGCCTAGGAGAGAGAAAGTACCTGGTAAGCACCCAATGAAAAGAGGAGAAGGACTTCATGTCAAAAGAGGCAGAAGCTAGGGAAGATGAAGACATTTTAACAAGAGTTTAAAAGAACTGAGAGAAAAGTTGTGTCTTTAGCTGCCTGGATATGAATATGGGAGGAGAGGGCCAAGGGGGGTCCATTTAGAAAGACATGCCCAGGTGCAAATCTGGCAAAAGACAAGGCTTGAGGCAGAGAGTCTGCCTTAAGATACCCTCCTTTTCCATTTCAGGACATCTCGCCAGCATCCTCCCCTACCACCAAATGCCCACTCTCCTCAGGCTGCTGGCTGTCTCCCCTAACCTCCCTAATTAACCCCTCATCCCTACTTACTCCtggcctttttctccttttagaatCTGTCAAAACAGAACAGTCCTATGTCTGTGCCAGGATCCAagctcttttctcttcttaaaaattcttccataatgttcttttttaaaaaattaaaactttattgagatataattcacataccatgcaatttacccatttaaatgtatatttcagtAGTTTTTAATATAGTCACAGAGTTGTGTAATAATCACAATCACTTTTTATCATCTTAGAAACAAACCcggtacccattagcagtcatccCCATTTCTCCCCAACCCCTAAGCTGAAGCAACTACTAATCAACTTTCTGTCTATATAGATTTGCCTGTTATGAACATTTtacatgaatggaatcatacaatatgtggtcttttttgtcaggtttttttcgcttattataatgtattcaaggttcatctatgttgtagcatatatcagtacttcattcctttttattgccaaagaaTATTCCGTTgagtggatataccacatttattcGTCCATTCATTATTCCActtttttactattatgaataatgctgctatgaacatttgcagGGTGTTCTTCCATAGGATGTTAGAACTAGAAGGAAGTTTAGCAATTATCTGGTCTAATCTCCATTAAACTCTTTGGTCACATGACACAGCAAGAGGCAGGTGTAGAAAGGATGTGATAGCGTAAGACTGAACCCTGCTTTCTGCACCAGTGCTGTCAAAAGTAACTACATTTAGTGAACTCAGTCATGTGCCATCACTATTTCAGTTCTAAATAGCTTCTTGTTTCACTTTGTATTTAAGTTAAGTCCTCAGTTGAACCTGCCTGAAACTGATGGTTTTCTTCTGTTATTATTAATGCCTCTAGAAGTAGGCTGTTTCCACAGGCTTCCCCAGCTGGACTCCAGTGCACTCACTCAAATCCAGCATCTACTAAAAATGACTTTCTACCCTTAACTACAAGTGCTGCTGTTACTGCTACTTTTATCACATCTGAtgatcttctccatctttgtttctttgtatttttatgcaCTTATTCACTGCATTACACTGCtcagaagagaattttttttctccatctccttGAGAAATCCAAGATTTCACTGTTGTTAGCTGCACTTTGGATACAGTGTTAGTCTGTACCACCTCAAGTTTTCCCTGTTTTACACTAATCTATTGGCTAGTGTTAGTCTGAGATCCTTTCTCACCttttcaggtaaaaaaaaaacaaaaacaaaactgattcTTAAACTCCCTTTGAGGTCTCCTAACCAGTGGGTGGTTTCCAGCGCGCTGATTATCTAAATCAGTGATCTGCAAACTGGGGTACGCATTCGCATACATAAAGAGTTTCCAGGAAGTACATATTAGTGCACAATTTCAACAGGATCAATTTCTAGATTTTCAGTTTCTGTTTAAACTCGTTCCTCATTGATATGGGTGAGAACAAGTTTGCTCAAGCTGAGTTTTCCTGGACCACTAATTATCCCTGTccaaattaatgaaagaaaaactcaCCTCTCATCCAGTCTAAATTTACTTCAATGCATTGCCCcagagtgttaaaaaaaaacccagggcaCTAAAAATGCAATAATTAAATATTGTGTTTGTGATAAGAAAGTGAGTGTCTCTAATGAACTAGGGAAAAGAATATTCACAAATCAGGTGGTTTCCAATTCTTTGCTTTCTGCAAAATTGAAGATGTTAGTTGATGGATCATTAAGAATCATTTTTAGTGAACAATAACTATTGACTGCTACTGATATAATCCCCCTTTCAGTTCTATCCACTTGCTTATATGAATGCAGTTTCTCAATATTCAcacctataaaaaataaaaacattagctTACACTAGCAGTAATATCCATCCAAGAATAcagaaacaaattgaaaaaataaaataacctcaTCTGTTTTATCAAGATATGCATTTGCAAtacaattttattccattgaatATCTATCAAAATGTGTAATATATTTGCATTGTTTTGACCAATTCTATAGTAATACTATAGAGAATAATGATTCaatttaaaatagacttttaacACCTAGAACCTTATGCtagtacataaaacaaaaattttaaatggctgtttttactttctttctttttctttttccttaagaaCGAGCGGCCCTTGCGGTGGCGGTTTGGGGTGGGCGCCGCCAAGGTGAGGGGGTCTCGCCTCCCGCAAGCTGGTAGACTGATTGTTCCATTATGGATGGAGGGGATGATGGTAACCTTGTTATCAAAAAGAGGTTTGTGTCTGGGGCAGAATTAGATGAATGGCGcaaaaggaggcaagaagaatgggagaaagttCGAAAACCTGAAGATCCAGAAGAATGCCCAGAGGAGGTTTATGACCCTCGGTCTCTAAATGAAAGGCTACAGGAACAGAAAGATAGGAAGCAGCAGGAGTATGAAGAACAGTTCAAATTCAAAAACATGGTAAGAGGCTTAGACGAAGATGAGACCAACTTCCTTGATGAGGTTTCTCGGCAGCAGGAACTAATAGAAAAGCAGCGAAGAGAAGAACTGAAAGAACTGAAGGAATACGGAAGTAATCTCAACAAGGTTGgaatttctcaagaaaacaagAAGGAAGTGGAGAAGAAAGTGGCTGGGAaacccacagaaacgaagaccaagtTCTCCCAGGCAAAGCTGTTGGCAGGAGCTGTGAAGCATAAGAGCTCAGAGAGTGGCAACGGTGTGAAAAGACTGAAATCGGACCCTGACCCAGATGACAAGAATCAAGAAGCCCCGTCCTGCGTGTCTCTTGGAATCACATCTCCGAGTGGTCCCTCCATCCACTGCCCCTCCGCTGCCATCTGTATCGGCATCCTCCCAGGTTTGGGCGCCTACTCTGGGAGCAGCGACTCTGAGTCCAGCTCAGACAGCGAAGGCACCATCAACGCCACCGGCAAGATGGTCTCCTCCATCTTCGGAACCAACACCTTCCTCGAGGCCCCCTAGTTCCTCTGTTCTTACCACAGGGAGCTCCTCCCCAAGAGTAGACTGGACAGTTTATTCTGCCTACAGGCATTACCTCCCACAGAAAAGTCCTTTGCCAGCTCCCTGTGCACACCATGACATTTTTAACCTCATCTAAAAATGtgccagagggcttccctggtggcgcagtggttgagagtctgcctgccaatgcaggggacgcgggttcgagccctggtccgggaggatcccacgtgccgcggagcgactgggtctgtgagccacagctactgagcctgcgcgtctggagcctgtgctctgcaacaagagaggccgcgatggtgaagaggcccgcgcaccgcgatgaggggtggcccctgcttgctgcaactagagaaagccctcgcacagaaacgaagacccaacacagccataaataaataaataatttttttaaaaacaaaaaaacaaacaaaaaaaactttgtatacaatttaaaaaaaaaatgtgccagaATCCACTTGTGGCCCGACttgtgtttgtttcctctttctacTCCAGTACAGATGCCCAAACCTGTCCCACGGCCTCTGTCCTCACTGATGTAGTAGGGCAGAGGTCAGGGCCCAGCAGAAACTCCACTAAAAATGCCCTGGGAAGATAGGTACCAAGCGGCTTGCAGAGGGTTTGGGTTCTgttgctttcttgtttttttttggtttctgtttctttttttttcctttcccaacaCCACAAAGAAGCAAGGACAGTTATTGAACAGGTATCATTTAAACATTCTATTCTAGACGAAGGCGCCATTTGATTATACTGCGTTGTGGAGTGTGCAGGGGGGAGAGAAGGTCCCAGGTGATGCAATGGCGCACTGCCCTGGAACTAACTTACTCTTGATGTTGTGTGACTAAGTAAAGATtctaaactacaaaaaaaaaaaaaaaaaaagaaaagaaaaaaaattttttaatgtattttaagagAATTATGATAATAATCAAAATATGTGAAccatagtattttatatttagataAAATTCTGTGGGAGtagtaaaatgaaatttttatttcaaggagaaaaaaatgtaaaatttctgaccattaaaaaagaaatgttcatgcaattttttaatatttaatcactataatattaaaattcaaCTGGATATGGTGAAAAGAATGatataataattttgtatttactgagattttcctttattaaaaacatgttttgttttacttcattGAGAATAATTATAATAGCTACTTTAAAATCATTGTCTGTTAGTTCCAACATCCATTTAATCTCAGCGTCTGATCTGcttcatgttcttttcttttgagaatatgctttatttccttgttccttcatgtgaAACATAACTTGGAATTCTATGCCGAACATTATGAATGCCATAGTGTGGAAAATATggattctgttatttttctccaaagaggaaattTGTTTTAGCAGGTATTTTTCCTTGGCTGGGCTTGAATTGCAAACTCTGTTTCTTCTATGGCAACTTGGATCTCTTCAGATCTTTTTCATCTTTAGCTGGCTGCTTTGAGTCTGCTCTGCCCATGTGTAGTTCAGGAGTCCAGTCAGAGATGTGGATAGATAGCATTTGGGGGTCCCCACTCTGGTTCTTCCCTTCCAGAATTTACCCACACTCTTTACTATTAAAGTTAGTAAGTTTCCTAACTTCAATTTTCTAATTCTCCAGGCCTGAAGGATTGCAAGTTTTATCACGTGTGCTGTTGCCTGCCACATGCAGGCTGTACTTAGCCTCAAGCTAAATGCCGCAGAGACagaaatctatttatttaattcagtCTTCCCTCTCCACACAAGTATGAACTTCCCACCAGAGTTGGTATACTTCTGCTTGCTCTCCAGTACCTTCAGATActgattttctggttttttggtttggtttggtttggtttggtttggtgttAGGTCCAGACTTTGCAGCTGTTTTCTATGTGGATGGAAGTTGAGTGGTCATCCAGTAGAGTCTTAGTCATCATACCTGAAACCAGAAcccaattttgttttaaaatgttaatcagCATTTATGATAAGCTAGGAATGCCATCCTTTGCCATTATTTAaactaatgacaaaaaaaaaatttagacatCAACCTTATAACGTAAaaggatgttcttttttttttcaaaattactttaaGGGTGTTATATCAGAAACGTCTTCTGTGCAATTTCAGATCCTCTAAGCCTCACTTGACTCTTGCTCTAGCCACCATTGTGGCCACCAGTTTTACACAGGTAAAACCTGACAGTGTCTCATCTCATGCCTATGCCAAGTGCCTCTTGCCTCCCATCCCGTTGACCATGAGGCATGGGATGGTGTAGGACCCAACATGGAGCACACACATGCATGACCCAGAGTTTGGGGAAGTTAAGACTCTGTGGGTGGAACTTTGACAGGTGGTAGATGGAAACcagtgaataaattttttttctcccccaagaATAACAATCTAGCTTTGAAAAGCCGGTCCAGCAGAATCAAGCAGGTACTCATACGGAGTAAAAGACAACTCAGTGATGCGTTGTTTTGTTGGCTTTCCCTCTATTCTTGGCTCACATCGCTTTCCCCTCACTCCTTTCCTCCCCCAAGATAGCATGTAACGCAGTCATAGCGTGGAAGCTTTGTTTTCTGGGGTAGCCAAGTTAAGAAAGAAGTAGGTGAACCTCACCTTTAGTTCCAAGGGCAAAGATTCAGAGTCATCTGCTCATCACATATGATTTCTGGTCTTCTAAACTCTCCTTCCACTCTGACCTACAGCAACTCTAACCAACCTAGTCTCACCCTGCTCTGAAACGCCCTCAAGTTTCAGTGATCCACTTTGCTCATCATGAGAGATTTTATATCTGACCTATGACTTTGGAGGAAACAGAACATCTTCCAGGTCCAGAGCTACTAGAAGGGCTACATCCTAAAGACATAGCAGAGCCTTGAACCCTGACtcctcagtctttcttttttccccttttcaaaaATGTTCCCCTTCTATCTTATTTCTGAGACAAAGAATAAAGCATCTGTGGTAAATGTACAAAAAAAGGAAGCTGGCATTCAAACTGCACATGTTCCATCAGACAAGCTCTTTTTAATACCTTAACAATTTCCTGTTGTTGATCATGTGAGTTTCAATAGCTACATTCAGCTATTTTGTTGATGAGACAAACAGTAGAATCAGAACCAAAGAGTGAACAATGAAGAGAAGCAAATTATACTTCAGtataaggaagaactttctaatGATTGGTGCAGTTAAACAAGCAGAGCAGAGAGAATGACTGCATTATGGGATGTAAGAGCCACACGGAGAGGTTATATAACTACCTGTTTGGAATGTTTTGGGGCAGTGATACTCAAGCTTGAgcccccagaatttctgatttaatcatttgaggaagcttgagaatttgtatttctaacaagtgtcCAGGTAATGCTAATAATGCGGGCCTcaggaccatactttgagaactactgtacGGACATTCTGATTAGATAACCCCTCAACTGAGATGCAGGAGAATGTAGCAGTTAAGGGCAAAAGCTTTAAAATCAGATTAGACCTAAGTTTGAATTTCAGTTCCTTTATATTCTGGCTGTGGGTATTTAAGCaggcttcctcatctgtagacaggcacacctcattttattgtgcttcactttattgcacctCACATATATTCCatgttttacaaactgaaggtttgtagcAACCCTGCGTAAAGCAAATCTATTGAtgctatttttccaacagcatttgtttacttcatgtctctgtatcacattttggtaattctcacaatatttcagacttttaaattattattatatttgttatggtgatctgcgaTCATTGATCTTTGATAtcactattgtaattgttttggggcaccacaaaTCGTGCCCCTATAAGACAGCCAATTTAGtggataaatgttgtgtgtgttctgactgctccacccacCAGCCTTCCCCTGTCTCTCTCCCGCTTCTTGGGCCTTCCTATTCCTTGAGACACAacagtattgaaattaggccagtgaGTAACCCTTGCAATGGCCTCTAAgttttcaagtgaaaggaagagtcacacatcTCTCACTGTAAATCAAAAGGTAGAAGTgcttaagcttagtgaggaagacaTCTCAGAAGCTGAGATAGACCAAGAGCTAGGTCTCTTGTGCCaattagccaagttgtgaatgcaaaggaaaagttcttgaaggaaattaaaagtgctactccagtgaacatatGAATGATAAGAAATAAATAGCCCTGTCGCTGATATGGAGAAAATTTTAATGTTCTGGTTAGAAGATTAAACCAGCCACaatattcccttaagccaaagtctaatccagagcaaggccccaactctcttcagttctatgaaggctgagagaggtgaggaagaaaagtctgaagctagcagaggttccTTCAAGGAAACTAGGTTAACCATGAGGATTAAGGAAATAAGCTGTCTTCATAACACAAAAGTGctaggtgaagcagcaagtgctgatgtagaacctgcagcaagttatccagaggATGTAGCTAacataattaatgaaggtggctacactaaacaacagattttcaatgtagatgaattAGCTTTCTATTGGAGAGAAGATGCCATCTAAGACTTTCATAGATAGAAGTCAGTgcttggcttcaaagcttcaaaggacaggctgactctcttgccaggagctaatgcagctggtgccTTTAAGTTGAAGTCAGTGcttatttaccattctgaaaatcctagggctcttaagaattatgctaaatgtaCTCTTcctgtgctctgtaaatggaacCACAaaacctggatgacagcacatctgtttataacatggtttactgaatattttaagcccccctattgagacctactgctcagaaaaaaaaaaaaaaattcctttcacagtattactgctcattgacaatgcacctggtcacccaagagctctgatggagatgtacaatgaaattaatgttgttttcatgtctactaacacaacatccattcttcagcccatggatcaaggagacATTTCAAATTTCAAGTCTTAGcgtttaagaaatacattttgtaaggtgATAGCTGCCATAAATAaggattcctctgatggatctgagcaaagtcaattgaaaaccttctggtaaggattcaccattctagatgccattaagaaaattcatgattcatgggaaaagGTCAAAATATGAACATGAACAgtagtttggaagaagttgattccaatcctcatggatgactttgaggggttcaaaaCTCCAGTGGAGGAAGTACCTgaagatgtggtggaaacagtaaaagaaaaggaGCTTGAAGCTGTAACTGAATTGTtgtaatctcatgataaaactttaacagatgaggaattgCTTCAGATGAGCAGAGAaggtggtttcttgagatggaagctACTCCGGTGAAGACTAGTGAAATGACAGcagaggatttagaatattacataaacagtTGATAAAGAAGCAGTAGGTCTTGAGAGTagtgactccaattttgaaagaagttctattgTGGCTAAAATGCTATCAAATAACATtgatgctacagagaaatcatgtGTGAAAAGAAAAGTCAATCGATGCAGCAAACAtcgttgtcttattttaagaaagcaCCACacccaccccaaccttcagcaaccaccaccctgatcactCAGCAGCCATCAAtattgaggcaagaccctccacccgCAAAACGACTATGACtcactgaagactcagatgatggttatcattttttagcaataaagtatttttaattaggcatttacattgatttttttagacataattctATTGCACTCTGAATAGATTTCAGtatggtgtaaacataacttctatATGCACTGGGGAACCAAAAAATTTATGTGACTCTCTTTATTGCGATATTCCCTTTATTGGGgttgtctggaaccaaacccataatatctgaggtatgcctgtgatTGGAAAATCGATAAGACTCACTGCGTAATTGCAgggaataaatatattaaaagcaaagtAGCCATTAATATCCTTCGTTGTCTGCAAGGAGCCATAATATGCCCTCCTATTTAGCTATCATCACTATAGGAATAAATCCCTTTCCTTTTCAGAATAAGGACACCTATTTCCAGAGCAGAAGCAGGGACACCCAGCTACAGCAATAATCTATATATAACATGTGTCAGGAAATCTCATTGAGACCCATTTTTCCCCCCAGGAACGCTATATCAGCATGTAAACATCACCTCAATTAAACcaactttctggaaaaaaatggcTTCCCCTGTgctaacaaattaaaataatcacCTGTCTACTCAAGAGAGTCAATATTGACCACTACAGAGGAATCACTATAACCAAATGaggttttctaaaaataaaaatgaagtgctATTTAGGATACCACACATAAACCAAATTTTCCTTTGAAgggaaaaattcaataaaatcatTCTCCTTTTGACGTCACTGGGCATTCCAGATGGTTCTGGGAGCCTAAAAGCATCTCTGCTGACTGTAAAGGAAAACCTCAACAAATGAGATTGGTCAATCACATCCTTCAAATGCGTTTGCTCACTGAATGTCCACGCCAGCCTTTCCAAGCAGGAGAACTGAATTTGTGATTTATTCCCCACGCTGACCTCCCGTCAACAAAGGGCAGGCAATCCCCTATGGACCAAAAACAGCCATTTGACTCACATTCTGGACTTCATAACAAGAGCATTTGGCTAGGTAAGGCCTCAggggacaaagaaaacaaaaatagaaagcaaaaagaGCTGGCTCGGAAAGAAATGAGATCACCAAACAACTACAGGCCGACTCTTGTCCCCGCAGTTTCTTGCTGAAGCACACAAATTGAAATTTCTCTCTTCCATGAACCCTCCCCATTCCCATGGGGATCAGACAGCTGAGGGAAGCCCTCACCAAGACAGTTATCTCTATGGAGATGGAGAAGGTTCTGGGAACTACGAAAGCCCGAGAGAGATTTCTACTACTTGTGAAGGCAGTTCAGCTGAGAATAGGGAAAGCTGGCGTCCACTTAGTTAACACGGAGCATGAACCATTTGTCAGACAGGATGACAGGCACCTGTGGTGGGAAGTCCACACCTGGCTCTGCCTTCAGGAAAGCCAGTCAGTATGGGAGCTTGAAGCACATTTGGTTActaagggcgtggagcattgtgtgTGTCTTTTTAGGAGAAGGTACAGAGAAACCTGAGAGGAGGCCTGCAGGGCTCTCCCACTGATTTCCACACAATAGGAGTGAAAACAGAAGGAACAAGCACCCCAGTTTCTCCCTCAGAACCTTGGAGAACAGCAGCTACCTGGAGCATCCCCTTCAGGTAGTATCTATGGGGGAGCGAACGCAGCCCCAAACATCTAGGGAGCCGGTCGCCTGAGAAACAGCATGAAAGAGGGAAGCAAATCTGGGTTTTTTATAACCTGTGGGTATTTCCACTTCCCAAAGTGGAGCTCAAAAGTCATGGCAGCAGGAGAATATAGTATCTCACATTTGTTTAACACTGAGGACTTTACCAAAAGCCTCCATGTCCaactgaagaaatatttatgaCACACCTAACAGAAGTCAAGCAGTGTACTAGGCACTTTCAAAGCTATTGCTTTGTTATAATTTTGATATCCACCCTGTTAACTAGTTATTATTGTCAGGAAGTGAATCGGAGAAATCATGAGTTTGGTTCAAATTCAAACGTCTAAAGAGTTATCAGTGGAATTAAATTTTCGGTTAAAACTATTAAATCTCCTATATTCATTATGTTGCCTCCAAGCCATTTGCCCATGGGCAACCTCAGAGGGGAACATCTCTTTAGGGTAGATGTCATTAACAGTTGGAGTCTCATACTGCAACCTGAAGAGACAGTGAGAGGAATTCACATTAATTGAGCATCTTGTGTGTGCTGAGCCCTTTCATACACTACCGGTAGAGCATACACTACCTGTATGGCCaaaggctgaattgtgtccccactaaattcatatgttaatgGCCTAACTTCAAGTATAccacagaatgtgactgtatttggagatagggcctttacagaagtaatcaaggtaaaatgaggtcatatgggtgtcctcataagaagaggttaggtcttttgcctccttaggtaggtttattcctaggtattttattctttttttttttaacatctttattggagtataattgctttacaatggtgtgttagtttctgctttataacagaatgaatcagctatacatatatatatgttcccatatctcccctctcttgcatctccctcccaccctccctatcccacctctctaggtggtcacaaaacaccgagctgatctccctgtgctatgcagctgctttccactagctatctattttaaaagggccttacttcttttttttttaattaaaaattttttttgaatttttgaattttatttatatttttatacagcaggttcttattagtcatccattttatacacatcagtgtatgcatgtcaatcccaatctcccaattcatcacaccaccaccaccacccccctgtggctttccccctttggtgtccatatgtttgttctctacatctgtgtctcaatttctgccctgcaaaccgggtcatctgtagcatttttctaggttccacatatatgtgttaatatataatatttgtttttctctttctgatttacttcactctgtatgaccgtctctagatccaaccacatctctacaaatgacccagtttcgttccttttgatgatgagtaatattccattgtatatatgtaccacagcttctttatccattcgtctgtcaatgggcatttaggttgcttccttgacctggctattgtaaatagtgctgcagtgaacactggggtgcatgtgtctttttgaattatggttttctcagggtatatgcccagtagtgggattgctgggtcatatggtaattctatttttagttttttaaggaacctccatactgttctccatagtggctgtatcaatttacattcccaccaacagtgcaggagggttcccttttctccacaccctctccagcatttgttgtttgtagatttcctggtgatgcccattctaactggtgtgaggtgatatctcattgcagttttgatttgcatttctctaataattagtgatgttgagcagcttttcatgtgcttcttggccatctgtatgtcttctttggagaaatgtctatttaggtcttctgcccatttttggatagggttgtttgttttttttaatattgagctgcatgagctgtttatatattttggagattaatcctttgtccattgattcatttgcaaatattttctcccattctgagggttgtcttttcgtcttgtttatggtttcctttgctttgcaaaagctttgaagtttcattaagtcccatttgtttatttgtgtttttatttccattactctaggaggtggatcaaaaaagatcttgctgtgatttatgtcaaagagtgttcttcctacgttttcctctaagagtttgatagtgtccggtcttacacttaggtctcgaatccattttgagtttatttttgtgtatggtgttagggagtgttctaatttcattcttttacatgtagctgtccagttttcccagcacctaggtactttattctttttaatgtgatggtaatgatgtcatttgcagcaa is a window encoding:
- the LOC132352716 gene encoding PSME3-interacting protein-like, with the translated sequence MDGGDDGNLVIKKRFVSGAELDEWRKRRQEEWEKVRKPEDPEECPEEVYDPRSLNERLQEQKDRKQQEYEEQFKFKNMVRGLDEDETNFLDEVSRQQELIEKQRREELKELKEYGSNLNKVGISQENKKEVEKKVAGKPTETKTKFSQAKLLAGAVKHKSSESGNGVKRLKSDPDPDDKNQEAPSCVSLGITSPSGPSIHCPSAAICIGILPGLGAYSGSSDSESSSDSEGTINATGKMVSSIFGTNTFLEAP